The Thermotoga caldifontis AZM44c09 genomic interval CGAAGATTTCTGAGCCATCCTTGAAACTTTTCCAGGCTCAGATCTTTTTCAACTTCGCTCAGACGCACGCCCCTTTTTGGTAACACCACGATCATGGAAAGGTTGCCACCTGCGTAAGGAAGTTCGAGGATCTGCACCTTCTCATCTTCGAAGTAGTTGAAATCCGCGGTCAGTTTCATCATGTCCACTTCGACGGTTTTGTCTTCGCTCACGTAAAAGACATCTTTCTTCGTGGCCTGAGGATCGAACGGAACGACCCAGTTGCCTTTGAAATAGATCGCGTTCGTTATGATGAGCCTGGTGAGACTGTCCACATCGTTTTCGTTGATCATGTCTTTGATCTTTCCTTCTGTCTTCTGTTCGATCCAGTCGTTGATCCTTCGGACCGAGTTCTTCGGATCGTTCACAAAATCAACGCTGTTCACAGGTGCCCTGTAGTACTTTTCGGCGGCTGCAAGGAAGGATTCGAGCAGAGGATAACCTTCCTGCAGCCACAGCGCGTTGGCAATGGCCAGCTTGTAATCTTCCACGGGCTTGTTGAGTGAATCGATCAGGTTCGAGAAAGATTCGTGCAGACCTTCGTCTTCGAAGTGCAGCACTTTTCTCATCTGCAGGGCCGTGTTGCCGTCCGCTCCGAGGTAAGTCATCGCGAGCGCCGTGCTCAAA includes:
- a CDS encoding serpin family protein; translated protein: MRRAYLLVLFLSFSLCIAQSAPESINAFGIDLYRFLAGSSENIFFSPFSLSTALAMTYLGADGNTALQMRKVLHFEDEGLHESFSNLIDSLNKPVEDYKLAIANALWLQEGYPLLESFLAAAEKYYRAPVNSVDFVNDPKNSVRRINDWIEQKTEGKIKDMINENDVDSLTRLIITNAIYFKGNWVVPFDPQATKKDVFYVSEDKTVEVDMMKLTADFNYFEDEKVQILELPYAGGNLSMIVVLPKRGVRLSEVEKDLSLEKFQGWLRNLRNRRVEVMLPRFKVMQRFSLKKTLSEMGMVDAFTNAADFSKMDGTKMLKIQNVIHQAFVEVNEEGTEAAAATGVIIGIKMGPSMPVIFRADKPFLFFIYEKKSGVILFMGRLQKP